One window of the Parasphingopyxis algicola genome contains the following:
- a CDS encoding hydantoinase B/oxoprolinase family protein gives MERAWRFAIDRGGTFTDVVAIAPDGTLHVEKLLSENPEQYDDAAVAAVERLRARHGEEPIASVKMGTTVATNALLERRGERVALAVTRGFGDALRIGYQARPEIFARHIRLPGQLYERVIEIDERVRVDGTVETAPDEAAARAAFEAAFVDGFRAIAILLMHGWHHTAHEERLAAIARDVGFTQISVSHEVAPLIKLVGRGDTTVVDAYLSPVLRRYVDKVVGGIGDKVRLQFMQSNGGLADAQAFRGKDAILSGPAGGIVGMAKTAGQAGFERIIGFDMGGTSTDVSHYAGQYERTLETVVAGIRIRAPMLQIHTVAAGGGSICHFDGSRFRVGPDSAGAVPGPACYRRGGPLTVTDCNVALGKIEPEHFPHVFGPHADQPIDADIVQAILASFADEIETATGNRMTPEEVAEGFLRIAVDNMANAIKKISIARGHDVTRYTLACFGGAGGQHACLVADALGIDRIQIHPLAGVLSAYGIGLADVTVLREVTFGKALGTDFDAEIAALAEEAEAAVREQGVDDAAIDSDRRVALRYAGSDSALEVACDTPETMRTAFEALHKTRYGYVDEDAEVIVETLIAEAVGRTENVGTPAKAGAQARTRQTGLLPSQEHGDVFRRDDISTSDRITGPAMIVEETATTYVEPGWQAEADGHNNLILTRSVPRVEHHAIGTDVDPVMLEIFNNLFMAIAEEMGVALQSTASSVNIKERLDFSCALFDPTGALIANAPHIPVHLGSMGDSIRTIIEARGVDKDGKAADGRGIRPGDAYVLNAPYRGGTHLPDITVIVPVFHPGDHQPAAFVAARGHHADIGGIAPGSMPSDSRSITEEGVLLDNVLMVDEGRFLEAEMRAILGAGEHPARNPDRNISDLKAQLAACTRGAEELVRIAVDYGRDVVAAYMNHVLANAEEAVRRLIEKLDDGAFTYEMDNGAQVSVAITVDREARSATIDFTGTSDQQPDNFNAPHSITRAATLYVVRTLIDDAIPMNDGCLRPIELVVPEGSMLNPQYPAAVVAGNVETSQVVTDALFAATGRLAPSAGTMNNFTFGNDRHQYYETIAGGSGAGPDHDGTSAVQTHMTNSRLTDPEILETRLPVLLESFAIRQGSGGEGRHRGGDGTVRRVRFLEAMQANMLANRRRIPPKGIRGGGDAAPGRNIVERTDGSREELPATASSALEPGDVYVIETPGGGGYGGKQK, from the coding sequence ATGGAGAGGGCGTGGCGTTTCGCGATCGATCGCGGCGGGACATTTACCGATGTCGTTGCGATTGCGCCCGATGGCACGCTCCACGTCGAGAAGCTGCTGTCGGAGAATCCCGAGCAATATGACGATGCGGCGGTCGCAGCGGTCGAGCGGTTGCGGGCGCGCCATGGCGAGGAGCCCATCGCGAGCGTGAAAATGGGCACAACCGTTGCCACCAATGCGCTGCTCGAACGCAGGGGCGAGCGGGTGGCGCTGGCGGTGACGCGCGGTTTCGGCGATGCGCTGCGGATCGGCTATCAGGCGCGGCCTGAGATTTTTGCGCGGCATATCCGGCTTCCCGGCCAGCTGTACGAGCGCGTGATCGAGATCGACGAGCGCGTGCGGGTCGACGGCACGGTCGAGACGGCGCCCGACGAGGCCGCTGCGCGGGCGGCGTTTGAAGCGGCATTCGTCGATGGCTTTCGCGCCATTGCGATCCTGCTCATGCATGGCTGGCACCATACCGCCCATGAAGAACGGCTCGCCGCCATCGCACGCGATGTGGGTTTCACCCAGATTTCGGTCAGCCACGAGGTCGCGCCGCTGATCAAGCTGGTCGGGCGCGGCGATACGACCGTGGTCGACGCCTATCTCTCGCCCGTGCTGCGCCGCTATGTGGACAAGGTTGTGGGTGGAATTGGGGACAAAGTCCGGCTGCAATTCATGCAATCCAATGGCGGCCTCGCCGATGCGCAGGCGTTTCGCGGCAAGGACGCGATCCTATCAGGCCCGGCCGGCGGCATCGTCGGCATGGCCAAGACGGCCGGGCAGGCGGGGTTCGAGCGGATCATCGGCTTCGACATGGGCGGTACCTCCACCGATGTCTCGCACTATGCCGGCCAGTATGAACGGACGTTGGAAACCGTCGTCGCGGGGATCCGCATCCGCGCGCCGATGCTGCAGATCCATACCGTGGCGGCGGGCGGCGGCTCGATCTGCCATTTCGACGGCAGCCGGTTCCGGGTCGGTCCGGACAGTGCGGGCGCCGTGCCCGGGCCGGCCTGTTATCGCCGCGGCGGGCCGCTGACCGTCACCGACTGCAACGTTGCGCTCGGCAAGATCGAGCCCGAGCACTTTCCGCATGTGTTCGGGCCCCATGCCGACCAGCCGATCGACGCCGATATCGTGCAGGCGATACTCGCGTCGTTCGCCGACGAAATCGAGACCGCGACCGGCAACCGGATGACGCCCGAGGAGGTCGCGGAGGGATTCCTGCGCATTGCGGTCGACAATATGGCGAACGCGATCAAGAAGATCTCGATCGCACGCGGCCATGACGTAACCCGCTACACGCTTGCCTGTTTCGGCGGTGCGGGCGGCCAGCATGCCTGCCTCGTCGCCGATGCACTGGGAATCGACCGGATCCAGATCCACCCGCTCGCCGGCGTGCTGTCTGCCTATGGTATCGGCCTCGCCGATGTAACGGTGCTGCGCGAGGTGACGTTCGGCAAGGCGCTGGGCACGGATTTCGACGCGGAGATCGCGGCGCTGGCCGAGGAAGCCGAAGCGGCCGTGCGCGAGCAGGGCGTCGACGATGCGGCAATCGACAGCGATCGCCGCGTGGCGCTGCGCTATGCCGGAAGCGACAGCGCGCTCGAAGTCGCGTGCGATACGCCCGAGACGATGCGCACGGCGTTCGAGGCGTTGCACAAGACGCGCTACGGCTATGTCGACGAAGACGCCGAGGTGATCGTCGAAACGCTGATCGCCGAAGCGGTCGGCCGGACGGAAAATGTCGGTACTCCTGCGAAGGCAGGAGCCCAGGCCCGAACCCGGCAGACTGGGCTCCTGCCTTCGCAGGAGCACGGAGATGTGTTTCGCAGGGATGACATTTCAACGAGCGATCGCATCACCGGTCCGGCGATGATCGTCGAGGAGACGGCGACCACCTATGTCGAACCGGGCTGGCAGGCCGAGGCGGATGGCCATAACAATCTTATCCTGACCCGCTCCGTTCCGCGCGTGGAGCATCATGCGATCGGCACGGATGTCGATCCGGTGATGCTCGAAATCTTCAACAATCTGTTCATGGCGATCGCCGAGGAGATGGGCGTTGCGCTGCAGAGCACCGCGAGCTCGGTCAACATCAAGGAGCGGCTCGATTTCTCCTGTGCGCTGTTCGATCCGACCGGCGCGCTGATCGCCAATGCGCCGCATATCCCCGTCCATCTCGGCTCGATGGGCGACAGCATCCGTACTATCATCGAGGCGCGCGGTGTCGACAAGGACGGGAAAGCCGCGGACGGGCGCGGTATCCGCCCGGGCGATGCCTATGTCCTGAACGCGCCCTATCGCGGCGGAACGCATTTGCCGGATATCACGGTCATCGTCCCCGTCTTTCATCCCGGAGATCACCAGCCTGCCGCCTTTGTCGCGGCGCGCGGCCATCATGCCGATATCGGCGGGATCGCGCCGGGTTCCATGCCGTCGGACAGCCGCTCGATCACCGAAGAGGGCGTGCTGCTCGACAATGTGCTGATGGTCGACGAAGGACGCTTCCTCGAGGCCGAAATGCGAGCGATTCTCGGCGCGGGCGAGCATCCGGCGCGCAATCCGGATCGCAATATCTCCGATCTCAAGGCCCAGCTCGCCGCCTGTACGCGCGGCGCGGAAGAACTGGTGCGGATCGCGGTGGATTATGGGCGCGACGTCGTGGCGGCCTATATGAACCACGTCCTCGCCAATGCCGAAGAGGCAGTGCGCCGCCTGATCGAGAAGCTCGACGACGGGGCGTTCACCTACGAGATGGACAATGGCGCGCAGGTGTCGGTCGCCATTACGGTCGATCGTGAGGCGCGGTCCGCGACCATCGATTTCACCGGTACGAGCGACCAGCAGCCTGACAATTTCAACGCGCCCCATTCGATCACCCGCGCCGCGACGCTCTATGTCGTGCGCACCCTGATCGACGATGCGATCCCGATGAATGACGGTTGCCTCAGGCCGATCGAGCTGGTTGTGCCCGAGGGATCGATGCTCAATCCCCAATATCCGGCGGCCGTCGTCGCGGGCAATGTCGAGACGAGCCAGGTCGTCACCGACGCGCTGTTCGCGGCGACCGGCCGGCTCGCGCCGTCGGCGGGCACGATGAACAATTTCACCTTCGGCAACGATCGCCACCAATATTATGAGACGATCGCCGGCGGCTCGGGCGCTGGGCCCGACCATGACGGCACCAGCGCCGTGCAGACGCATATGACGAACAGCCGGCTGACCGATCCCGAGATCCTCGAAACGCGGCTGCCGGTGCTCCTCGAAAGTTTCGCGATCCGGCAAGGCTCGGGCGGGGAAGGGCGGCACCGGGGTGGCGACGGCACGGTCCGCCGCGTGCGTTTCCTCGAAGCCATGCAGGCGAACATGCTCGCCAATCGCCGCCGGATTCCGCCCAAGGGGATAAGGGGCGGAGGAGATGCGGCGCCGGGTCGCAACATCGTCGAGCGGACGGACGGCAGCCGGGAAGAGCTGCCTGCGACGGCGTCGAGCGCGCTGGAACCGGGCGACGTCTATGTGATCGAAACGCCCGGTGGCGGCGGATATGGGGGGAAGCAGAAGTGA
- a CDS encoding DUF979 domain-containing protein: MITLTWLYVLAGIAFTLFALLSALDRTNGKRFGNAAFWGLLAISFFFGGYLSDFANGILVLALVGIAGLGWLGRSDPPTTSLEERLGLSDTFGNKLFLPALIIPITAFAGTILYNYTPFGESGLFEARWVTLILLGLGVLIALIVCLIWLRPPLLAPVEEGRRLMDSIGWAAVLPQMLAALGAVFALAGVGDVIGGIAGGIIPEGSVFITVLIFCLGMALFTMIMGNAFAAFPVMAAAIGIPFLVIDYGGNPAVIGAIGMLAGFCGTLMTPMAANFNIVPAALLELKSQYGVIRMQVATAIPLLACNILLIYFLAF; encoded by the coding sequence ATGATCACGCTCACCTGGCTTTATGTGCTGGCGGGCATCGCCTTTACGCTGTTCGCGCTGCTGAGCGCGCTGGACCGGACCAACGGCAAGCGGTTTGGAAACGCGGCATTCTGGGGCCTGCTCGCGATCAGCTTTTTCTTCGGCGGGTATCTGAGCGATTTCGCCAATGGCATTCTCGTGCTGGCGCTCGTCGGAATAGCCGGGCTGGGCTGGCTCGGCAGGAGCGATCCGCCGACGACCAGCCTCGAGGAGCGGCTTGGGCTTTCCGACACGTTCGGCAACAAGCTCTTCCTTCCCGCGCTGATCATCCCGATCACCGCCTTCGCGGGCACGATCCTCTACAATTACACGCCGTTCGGGGAATCCGGCCTGTTCGAAGCGCGCTGGGTGACGCTGATCCTGCTCGGCCTCGGCGTGCTGATCGCCTTGATCGTGTGCCTGATCTGGCTCAGGCCGCCGCTGCTGGCCCCGGTGGAAGAGGGCAGACGGCTGATGGATTCCATTGGTTGGGCGGCCGTCCTGCCGCAGATGCTCGCCGCGCTCGGCGCCGTGTTCGCGCTGGCCGGTGTCGGCGACGTCATCGGCGGGATCGCCGGCGGGATCATTCCCGAGGGCAGCGTCTTCATCACGGTGCTGATCTTCTGCCTCGGCATGGCGTTGTTCACGATGATCATGGGCAATGCCTTCGCCGCCTTCCCGGTGATGGCGGCGGCGATCGGCATTCCGTTTCTGGTGATCGATTATGGCGGTAACCCGGCGGTCATCGGGGCGATCGGCATGCTGGCGGGTTTCTGCGGCACGCTGATGACGCCGATGGCGGCGAACTTCAATATCGTGCCCGCCGCCCTGCTCGAGCTGAAAAGCCAATATGGCGTAATCCGGATGCAGGTTGCGACGGCGATTCCATTGCTGGCCTGCAACATCCTTCTCATCTATTTCCTGGCCTTCTGA